GGGCCAGGCCGACGACGGTGCCGGGGCCGTACTCGGCTTCCCAGATGGCGCGGACGCCGGCCATCGTGGTCGTCTTGCCGGTGCCGGCCGGCCCGACCAGCACGTCGACGACCCGGCCGGAGGTCACGATCTGCACGGCGGCCGGCCGCTGGTCCTCGGCGGCCAGCGCATGGTCGCGGCCGGGCAGGTCCTGTCCGGCGACCCGCCGGGCCCGGTCTGGGTCCACGGCCGGCCCCGACCGGTCCTGCCCGAGCCGCAGCAACTGGTCCTCGGCAGCGAGCACCGCGGTCGAGGTGAACACCTCGGGCGGGGTGAATGGGCTGGCGCCGTCCGCGTCCCGCAGGGCGTCCGGGATCGGGGCGAGTTCGGGTGGGGTCAGCGCGACGGACAGCCGCTGCGCGGCGGCCACCACCCGATCCCGGACAGCCACGGCGTCGGCGGGGATGGTGAACTGCAGGCCGCGGGCGGCGAGTTGCCGCATGGTCTCCGCGGTCAGGTTCCACCGGGTCCACGTCGGCCGGGCCGCGGCGACGGCGTCGACGACGCCCAGCGCGATCGCCTCGGTCTCGATGTCGTCCAGGTCGGCCGGGCCGAGCAGCGGGCCCGCCTGTCCGGTGGTGGTGGCGGTGGTGGCCCAGTCGGTGGGGTCTCGGTCGAGCACGTGCTCGGCGGTGGCCCGCCATTGCTGCACGGACTCGGCCAGGTTCGGGGCGTGTTTGCGGTCCCGGGTGGCCAGTGTGAGGTGTTGCCGGATCCGGTTGATCGCGTTGACGTCGGGTCGGCGGCCGGTGCGCAGCACGGCCTGGGCGATCGCGGTGTCGACCGCGGCCTCGATGTCCGCCGACCGCTGCGAGAAGGCCGCGATCAATGCGTCCGGCACCGGGGCCAGCTCCCGACCGATCCGGCGGTTGCTGCCGGCCTGCCGTTCCCGGCGGTCCCAGGTCAGGCCGGTGCGGCGGGTGATCTCGTCGGCCAGCAGCAGGTCGTAGGTCTCGGAGTAGGCGACGGCGGCCTGGTGAAGGGTGGCCGAGTCCAGGGTGCGCCACCGCCCGTCCGGGCCCTGGACCCGGTTGGCGACGGTGACGTGGGTGTGCAGCTGCGGGTCGCCCCTGCGGGAGTCCCAGTGGTCGAAGGCGGCCGCGACCAGGCCGGCGGTGCGGACCCGGCGGACGCCGTTGTGGCCGAGGCGGGTGAACACCGCCTCGCCCTCGATCAGCTCCAGGGTGGCGGCGAGCGCGGCCCGGTGGGCCAGGTACAGCTGCTCTTGCACCGGGGCGGGTGCGAGCGCCCACAACGCGGACACCGACTTCGGCACGCTGAACGTCAGGTCGAACCCGGCGACGGCGGTCCGGGTCTTGGTCTCCTTCTCCTCCGCGGTGATCTTCTCGACCAGTGCCGCCCGCGACTGCGCGGTGAGGGAGTCGGGGAGCTTGCCGACGCGCAGGTCGATCCGCTCCTGTCGGGTCGGATACTTGGCCGGGGGCCGGCCCAGCCGCTCGCCGGTGAACGGGTTGCGGGCACCCTCGAACATCTCGCGGAGTTGCGCCTCGGTCACCTCGGAACCGGCCATCCCGCCCGCCCCGAGCGCCGCGATTCCGGAGCCCAGCCAGGTGCCCGGTGGGTAGCCCTGGGCCGTGTAGTACCGCGTCAACGGCGACGCGGTGGGGTCGGCGGCGCGGCCGTCGCCGGCGGCGACGTGATCGATCAAGTAATCGACCGACGCCATCCGCGACAGGCTCATCACCACGCCCGTCCATGCGGTCCGGGCCCGCGAGTTAACGATCTTGGCTCAGGCCGTCAGGCCTGGGATGCCAGAGGTGTATCCGCCCGCGATGATCTTGATCGCGTGTCCTGCTGTGGGGTTCGATCGCGGCGTTGGGGGATGAGAATCGACGGGTCGTCCGGTTGACGTCGAAGCACACTGGTGCGGGTTGAGCCCGAAGAGGTGTATGCGCGCGGGGTTCTCGGGTGCCGTTGGATTGTTGCCGTAGAGCACGTGGGTCTGTTTCCTGGCAGAGGGCCCTCCGGGCGACGCGTGGTGTGTCGTCGCTCGGGAAGGGAGCGGGAGCCATGGAAGTGATGTTCGAGCGGGTCGCTGGGATCGACATCGGCAAGGCGACGCTGACGGTGTGCGTGCGCACGCCCGGGGATCGGGGCCGCCGGCGCCGGAGCGAGACCCGCACGTTCAAGACGACGACCGGGTCGCTGCTGGTGATGCGGGACTGGCTGTTGGAGTGCGGGGTGACGATCGCGGCGCTGGAGTCGACCTCGACGTACTGGAAAGGCACGTTCTACTGCCTGGAGGACCACATGCAGGTGTGGCTGCTCAACGCCGCTCACATGCATGCTGTGCCCGGCCGGAAGACGGACGTGAAAGACGCCGAGTGGATTGCTCAGCTGCTCGAGCACGGGCTGCTGAACCCGTCGTTCGTGCCGCCGCCTGACATCCGCCAGTTGCGGATGCTGACCCGGCACCGGGTCCAGCTGATGGGTGACCGGACGCGGGAGACCGTGCGGCTGGAACTGATGTTGGAGGACGCGTCGATCAAGCTGTCGACCGTCGCTTCGAGCCTGACGACGGTGTCGGCGCGGCGGATGCTGGCGGCGATGATCAACGGCCAGACCGACCCGGTCAAGATCGCGGATCTGGCTCTGGGGAAGATGCGAGTCAAGATCCCCGACCTGGCCCAGGCGCTGACCGGGAATTTCACCGAGCACCACGCGACGATGGCCAAGGCGATCCTGCGGCGGCTGGACCTGGTCGAGCAGGCCATCAAGGAGAGCGACGAGGTGATCGCCGCAGCATGTGCGCCCTGGCAGCACGAGATCGAACTGCTGCAGACGATCCCCGGGGTCGGGGAGAAGGTCGCCCAGGTGATCGTCGCGGAGACCGGGGCGGACATGTCCCGGTTCCCATCCGCGGGCCATCTGGCCGCCTGGGCCGGTGTCGCGCCGGCCGTCAACGAGTCCGCCGGCCGCAGTTGGACCGCCGGGACCCGACACGGCAACAAGTGGCTGTGCGCGATCCTGATCGAGGCGGCCGGGTCGGTCAGCCGGATGCACGGCCGCAACTACCTGGCCGAGCAGCACCAGCGCCTCGCCTCCCGTAGGGGTGTCAAACGGGCGCAGGTCGCGGTGGCGCACTCGATCCTGGTCGCGGCCTACTACATGCTCAGCCGCGATGAGCCGTACCGGGACCTGGGCGCGGACTGGTACTTGCGCCGTAACAACGAGGCGCACACGCGCCGGTTCGTGCGGCAGCTGGAGAAGCTCGGCCACACGGTCCACCTCGATCCCACCGCCTGATCTGCCCGTGGTCACCCCGCCGACGGAACTCCGCCCGGCGGTGATCACGCATGCCCTGTGGTCACCTATTCACGGGTCTGTGCCTCTTCTATCTTGATCATCCGTGGCTCGCTGTGGCCGGCGGCCTTGGTCGTCGGGCGGCCTGAGTCCGTGTGTGGTCGAGGTCGGGCTGGTGGCTGGGGTTCGTTGGC
This genomic window from Nakamurella multipartita DSM 44233 contains:
- a CDS encoding IS110 family RNA-guided transposase; its protein translation is MEVMFERVAGIDIGKATLTVCVRTPGDRGRRRRSETRTFKTTTGSLLVMRDWLLECGVTIAALESTSTYWKGTFYCLEDHMQVWLLNAAHMHAVPGRKTDVKDAEWIAQLLEHGLLNPSFVPPPDIRQLRMLTRHRVQLMGDRTRETVRLELMLEDASIKLSTVASSLTTVSARRMLAAMINGQTDPVKIADLALGKMRVKIPDLAQALTGNFTEHHATMAKAILRRLDLVEQAIKESDEVIAAACAPWQHEIELLQTIPGVGEKVAQVIVAETGADMSRFPSAGHLAAWAGVAPAVNESAGRSWTAGTRHGNKWLCAILIEAAGSVSRMHGRNYLAEQHQRLASRRGVKRAQVAVAHSILVAAYYMLSRDEPYRDLGADWYLRRNNEAHTRRFVRQLEKLGHTVHLDPTA